The genome window TCGCCCGCGTGGAACCGAGCCAGACCCTCCTGCGCGCCGTCCTGCGCACCAAGCACCTGATGAACCCCGAGGTGCTGGCGGCGGCCCGGCGGATCGTCGAGACGGTCGTACGGCAGCTGATGGAGCGTCTGCGGCCACAGGTGCGGCGCGCGTTCACCGGTTCCCGCTCCCGCCGCCCCAGCCGGCTGCCGATCGCCCGGGACTTCGACTTCCGCGCCACCATCCGCGCCAACCTCGCCCACTACCAGCCCGAGGAGCGCCGCATTCTCATCGAGCGGCCGCACTTCCACTCCCGCACCCGCCGCCACCTGGAACAGTGGCAACTGGTGCTGCTGGTCGACCAGTCCGGCTCCATGGCCGGCTCGGTGATCCACTCGGCGGTCACGGCCGCCTGCCTGTGGAGCCTGCCGGGGCTGAAGACGCACCTGGTCGCCTTCGACACCGCGGTGGTCGACCTGACCTCCGACGTGACCGACCCGGTGGAACTGCTGATGCGGGTACAGCTCGGCGGCGGCACCGACATCGCGCGGGCCGTCGACTACGGCGCCTCGCTGGTCGAGAACCCGCGGCGGGCCATCGTCGCCCTCGTGTCCGACTTCTACGAGGGCGGCGACCCGTACCGCCTGGTGCGCACCGTGCGGCACCTCGTCGAGCAGGGCACGACCGTGCTGTGCCTGGCCGCCCTCGACGAGGCCGCCGATCCCGTCTACGACCGTGCCCTGGCCGGGAGGCTGGCCGAGGCGGGTGCCCCGGTGGGCGCGATGACGCCGGGCGCGCTCGCGGAGTTCGTCGCCGAGCACATCGGCCGGGGAGGGCAGGCCCGATGACCCGTGCGGACCTGCTCGTGCTCACGCCGGAGACCCTCGCGTCGCTCGCCAACCGCGGCCTCGTCAAACGCGCCGAGAAGGACCTGGCGGCCGGCTCCGGGCCGGTGGTGACGACCGGCGACGACGGCACCGTACGCGGCGCCTTCCCGGACGGCACGGAAGCCGCGCTCCCTGCGGGCATCGCCCTGGAGGCCGCCGACTGCAGCTGCGCCGCACCGGGCGTGTGCCGGCACCGGATCGCGCTGGTGCTGGCCTACCAGCGATCCGCGCCCTCGGCGCCGGACGACACGCAGGTGGCCGAGGAGCCGTTCACCGACTGGTCGCCGGCCGAGTTCGACGACGACGGGCTGGCGACGGCGCTGGGCCGCCCCGCCGTGACCGCCGCCCGCCGCACCAGGGAGCGCGGCTACACGGCCCGTGTGCACCGTCCCACCGCCACCGACCCGGCGCCTCGCGTGGAACTGCCCACCTGCACCGTCCGCTTCCCGGTCCCGCACGAACTGGGCTACGCCCTCTCCGACGCGGCGGCTCCGCTGCGCGGCGAGGTCGTCACCCTGGCGGTCTGGGCGTTCCGCGCCGCGGACGCCGAACAAGCGGAGGAAGTGACCGTCGGTGGCCGTACGACCGCCCCGGCCGGAGCCGACGACGCGCTACGCGCGGCCGTGGCACTCGCCGACGAACTCCTCCTGGACGGCGTGCAACAGGCCGGGCCGGTCTTCACCGGCTCACTACGCCGCGCCGAACAGGCGCTGACCGCCGTCTCCCACCACTGGCCCGCCGGCGCGGTGGCCGACCTGCGGGACCAGTTGGAGGCCTACGCGGCCCGCGCCAGTCGCTACGCGCCCGAACGCCTGGCCCTGCTCCTTGCCGAACTGCACGCCCGGCACCGCGGGGCCGATCGCAACCGGGTCGGCGTGCTGGGCACCTCGGAGGCACCGGTGACACCGCTGCGGCGGGTGCGTCTGGTGGCGCTGGGTTGCCGGATCGGCGGCACCGCCCGGGACCGTACGGCCGAGACGTACTTCGCGCACGCCGACGCCGGCACCGTGCTGGTCCTGCGCAAGCGGTGGGAGCTGACGGGAGATCAGGCACCCACCGGCCACGAGCTGTCGACGCGCCGCCTGCTCGGTTCACCGCTGCGCGCGCTGGCCACGGCCAACGTCGTCAGCGAGCACACCGCACGGGCCGCCGACCGCACAGTCGTCCTCTCGCGGGGCCGGATCGCCGCGACCAGCATCACACCCGTCGGCTCCGCATGGACGGAACTGCCGGACAGGCTGCTGCTGCGGGACACCGCCGCACATCTGCGGGAGGCCGGCGAACGTCCACCACGTCTGATCCGTCCCCGGGTCGAGGCGGATGCGGTACGGGTCATCGCGGTCGACACCGTGGACGACATCGGCTACGACCCCGCCGGGCAGCGCCTGGAAGCGGTGCTGCGCGATCCCGCGGGCAACCCCGTCCACCTCCGTGCCGAGTACAACCCGCTGTGCCCCGGTGGCCTGGACGCCCTGGCCGCCGCGCTGGCCGACGGCGAGGTCCACTGCGTCAGCGGCATGCTGGGCCGGGGCCGCGGCCGGATCGTCCTGGACCCGCTGGCCGTCCTCACCTCTGAGGGCGTCACCGTCCCGGACTTGGCCCCGGGCGAGGGCGACACCAGGCTCACCACGATCCGCCCCCGCCCGTCCGACCCGATCACGACGACCCTCGAGTCGGCACTCACCGCCCTGGCCGACGCGGCCCATCACGGCCTGCGCCACCTCACCGGCACGTCCCGCACCACCCTCGCGGACACTGCCACACACCTGCGCCGCACCGGCCTGCGCACCGCCGCCCGCCTCGTGGACGCCCTGACCGGCGCCCTGCACACCCAGGGCGCGACGGCGGCCGTCCCCCACTGGGTGGCTGCCCACATCCACCTGACGACGAGCCTGGACCTGCACCAGGAGAACGCACTGGAGACACCGGTGGCGGAAAGGGGAGGCAGCCACTGATGTCAGGCGGTGTCACGGGCGTCGGCAGCCGCCGCCCCCGGCGGGCGGCCGGACGGCGCCGGGCGGCGTCACCGAGGGAAAGCCATGCGGAACAGGTCCCAGGCGGTCGCGTCACCGACTGCCGCGCTGCCGCCCTGCGCGGCTCGCACACGCCGGTACGCCGACTCCGTGAACGCGGTACCGGATCGCGCCGGTTCGGAGTCGACCGGGATCATCTCCACGGACACCCCTTCCTTCCGTACGCGCCGTCCAGGGACCGACGGCCCACACGGCGCGCGAGCGTGGTACCGCCCGGCAGGGCCACGGTTCGCCCAGACGGACCCGACCCGACCCCGCAGCCTGCCACCCCGGCACCCCGCACGCGCTCCCGCCCCGCATACGCGCCGCACCGACTCCCACGCGTCCACCCGAACGGCCCAACGCGGCCGAGCCGTCCGGATCGCCGCGGTTCCGCGCTCTCAGTCGGCCCCCTTCTCCCCCTCACCCCTGCGCACCCCCGTCGGAACGGCCTCCCGTGCCCGGTCCAGTGCCTCCGCCGACGCCTGGCCGGCGGCGCGTACCCGGTTGCGGGCGGCGACGCCCAGCGTTGCGGCGCCCGTGGCATAGGCGCAGGTCAGTACGGCCGACGCGCGGGCGCCCGGCAGGGCCGGCTCCAGTGCCCGCAGGGCCGTCTCGTGGGCCGACCACAGGGCCAGCAGGCCGCACACCCCGGCGGCGCCCAGCAGCGCGCCACCCGCTCCGAACCGGCGCAGCGCCGCCCTGACCTCGCTCTGCACCGCGAGTATCTCGTGGCGAGCGAGCTGCGCGGTGTCCTGGGCCAGCCGCGCCGCCGCGTCGCCCACACGGCTCCTGCCCTCCGCCGGGTCGTCGCCTTGCATCCGCATCGCTGCCGCCTCCGTCTCGTTCCGCATCGCGTTCCCGCCGGGGCCGACGGCCGTCAGTCACCTCCCCGCAGTACCCGCTCAGACCGTGCCGACACGACGACTCCCCGCCCCTCTCGACGCGCCACTCACCCATCCGCCCTCAATACGCGCCCATCGCACGAAAAGGTGTGATCGTTGTAAACCACTGCAATACGCACATCTGGTCAGTGAGGAGTTACGGTGAGCGACCCCTTGGGCGATCCCGTGAGCGTGCATTCCGCGGTCGAAGAGGCGTGCGCCGTGGCCGACGCCGTCCTCTATGAGGGATACCTGCTCTACCCGTACCGCCGCTCGTCGGCCAAGAACCGGGTGCGCTGGCAGTTCGGCATCCTCGCCCCCCGCGCCTGGGCCGAGGCCCACGGCCCGGTGACGCCGGGTGTCTCGGGGTCCGTGGAGTCCTGGCAGCAGCAGACCGAGTGCCTGCTGCGCGCGCGACCCGACGCCGTGGTACGGGTGCGCGTGCGCTATCTGCAGATGCAGTACCGAGGCGTGGAGCGACGGGACGCGGACGGTCACTACACGCCCGTGGACTCCCTGGAGACGGCCGGTACGGTCCATCTCTCCTTCGACGAGGCGATGCCGCGCGAGACCGACCTCACCGCCCCGCTCGCCGAACTCCTCGCCCACGACGCGGAGTTCACCTTCGGCGCTCCCGGCGGCGACGAGTCCGAGCCCCTGCCCGCAGACGCGGGGCGCCTGGTGCGCCGCCGCTCCCCCGTCGAGGCGCGCACCACGCTGCACGTCGAACCCGTCGCGGGCGCCGACTCCTTGTACCGCCTGCGCGTCCGCACCGAGAACACCGGACGTAGGACGCCGCCCGACGCTCCCCGCGACGAGGCCCTGCGGCACTCGCTCATCGCGGCGCACACCTTCGTCGCCGGTGAGGGACTCGGCTTCTACTCCTCGATCGACCCGCCCGAGGACGTCGCGCCGTACGTGAGGGAGTGCCGCAACCTGCACACCTTCCCGGTGCTCGCGGGCCCGGAGGGGTCCGACTCGCTCGTCCTGTCGTCGCCGATCATCCTGCCCGACCATCCGCAGGTGGCCCCGGAGAGCCCCGGCGACCTGCACGACGCCGCGGAGATCGACGAGATCCTGACCCTGCGGACGCTGCTGCTCACGGACGACGAGAAACGCGAGGCACGCGCCACCGACCCGCGGGCCGCGCGGATCCTCGACCGGGTGGAGACCATGCCGCCGGAGGTGCTCGCCCGGCTGCACGGCGCCATCCGCTCCCTCACCCCCTCCCCCGCCCCGTCCCCCTCCTCCGCCTCCTCCGCCTCCTAGCCGGCGGATCCGCCCCACCTCTGTGCCGCCACCGTCCCCGACCAGGAAGGCCGTAATGGACGCCATCGAGTTGCTGATGCACGACCACCGGATGGTCGAGCAGCTGTTCCGCGACTACCACGCCGCCGCCTCCGCAGCGCAGCGCCGGGCCGTGGTGGAAACCCTGGTCCGCGAGCTGTCCAAGCACGCGGCGCTCGAGGAGCTGATGGTCTACCCGCTGGCCAAGAAGGTCCTGTCGGACGGGGACCAGCGGATCCGCGAGCACCTGAGCGAGCACAGGGCGGTCAAGGAGACCCTCCTGGCCCTGGACAAGCAGTCCGGGGACGACGAGCGCACGAGCGAACTCATGGACGAGCTGCGCCGCGAGGTCGAGGAGCACATCCGCGAGGAGGAGGGCGAGCTGATGCCCCTGCTCCGCGACGCGGTCTCCGAGGAGGAGCTGTTGCGGCTCGGCAAAATGCTGGCCCGGTCCAAGCAGACCGCCCCGACCCGGCCGCACCCCAACGCGCCCGACGAGCCTCCCGCCCTGGCCTTCGCCGGACCGGTGGCCGCGGCCTACGACCGCCTTAGGGACCGACTGCAAGGGAGGCCGAGGACATGACCGTCGAAAGCGGGACCACGGAGGTCAGCCAGCAGCCCACGAGGGCTGAACAGAGGAACGGCTTCGACGAGATCCATATCCTGTGGATCTCCGAGGGCATGAGCTGTGACGGGGACACCGTCTCCATGACGGCGTCCGGCCAGCCGGCGATCGAGGACATCGTCGCCGGGCTGGTGCCCGGCCTGCCGAAGGTGAACCTGTACAACAAGGTGCTCTCCCCGAGCCTGGGCGGCGAGGACTTCCTCGCCCCGTTCCGCGCCGCGGCCCGCGGTGAACTGGCGCCGTTCATCCTCGTCATCGAGGGCTCGATCCCCAACCAGAACATCATCGAGGGCGACGGCTACTGGACGTCGTTCGGCAACGACCAGGACACCGGCGAACCGCTCACCCTCAACTGGTGGATCGACCAGCTCGCGCCCAAGGCCTGGGCGGTCGTCGCCGCCGGCACCTGCGCCACGTACGGCGGGATCCACGCGATGGCGGGCAACCCCACGGGCTGTATGGGTCTCGCGGACTACCTGGGCTGGGACTTCAAGTCGCAGGGCGCGCTTCCGATCGTCAACGTGCCGGGCTGCCCGATCCAGCCGGAGAACTTCATGGAGACCCTCACCTGGGTGCTCTACCACGCGGCCGGGTCGGCGCCGCCGCCCCCGCTGGACCACATGCTGCGCCCGCAGTGGCTGTTCGGGAAGACGGTGCACGAGGGGTGCGACCGGGCCGCCTACTACGAGCAGGCCGACTTCGCGAAGGACTACAACTCTCCCAAGTGCCAGGTCAAGGTGGGCTGCTGGGGTCCGGTCGTCAACTGCAACGTGCCCAAGCGCGGCTGGATGGCCGGCATCGGCGGCTGCCCGAACGTCGGTGGCATCTGCATCGGCTGCACGATGCCCGGGTTCCCGGACGCCTTCATGCCGTTCATGGACGAACCGACGGGCGGCACCCTCTCGTCCGCTGTGATCAGGCCCTATGGGGCCGTGATCCGGCGCCTGCGCGGCATCACCAACATGGCCGTCAACCGTGAGCCCAAGTGGCGCCACAACAAGGACAAGTTGACGAGCGGCTACGACCCGTACTGGCGCCCCGACGGGCGCAGACGACAGCGAGAGAGAGCGAGGTAGGCACGGACATGACGGCAACCGAGGCGCGGGCCGCGGCGCGAAAGCCCGCGCAGATCGTGGACATGTCCTGGGATCCGATCACGCGGATCATCGGCAATCTCGGCATCTACACGAAGATCGACTTCGCGAACCGCGAGGTGGTGGAGTGCCACAGCACGTCCTCGCTCTTCAGGGGCTACTCCGTCTTCATGAAGGGCAAGGACCCCCGGGACGCGGGTTTCATCACCTCGCGAATCTGCGGGATCTGCGGTGACAACCACACGACGTGTTCCAACTACGCCCAGCAGATGGCCTACGGCGTCAAGCCGCCGCGACTGGCGGAGACCATCGTCAACCTGGGCGAAGCGGCCGAATACATGTTCGACCACACCATCTTTCAGGACAACCTGGTGTTCGTCGACTTCTGTGAGGCCATGGTCAAGGCCACCAATCCGAGCGTCATGGCCCGGGCCGAGCGCACCGAGGCCCGCAACGGCTACATCCACGGCTACCGGACCATCGCCGACATCATGCGCGCCTTCAACCCGTTCGAGGGCGAGCTGTACAAGGAGGCGCTCAAGGTCAGCCGCATCACGCGGGAGATGTTCTGCCTGATGGAGGGGCGCCATGTGCACCCGTCCACGCTGTATCCGGGCGGGGTCGGCACCATGCCCGAGCCGACCACGTTCACCGACTACCTCTCCCGGCTGCTGCGGGTCCTGGACTTCATCAAGCAGGCCGTGTCGATGAACGACGACGTCTTCGACTTCTTCTACGAGGCGCTGCCCGGCTACGAGGAGGTGGGCCGCCGCCGGATCCTGCTCGGCTGCTGGGGCGCCTGGCAGAACCCGGACGTCGTGGACTACCGCTACGAGACGATGAGCGACTGGGGCAAGGCGATGTTCGTCACCCCGGGCATCATCGTGGACGGCAGTCTCGTCACCAACGACCTGGTCGACATCAACCTGGGCATGCGGATCATGCTGGGAAGTTCGTACTACGAGGACTGGGTGAACGAGGAGCCGTTCGTCACCCACGACCCGCTCGGCAACGCCGTCGACATGCGCCACCCGTGGAACCAGACGACGGTGCCGGTACCGCAGAAGCGGAACTTCGAGGGCAACTACAGCTGGGTGATGAGCCCGCGCTGGTACGACAAGAACAGCGCCCAGCACCTGGCGCTGGACACCGGCGGCGGTCCGCTCGCCCGGCTGTGGTCGACGGCGCTCAACGGGCTGGTCGACACGCCGTACGTCAAGGCCACCGGACACAGCGTGCGCATCTCGCTGCCCAAGAGCGACAAGATGCCGGAGATGACGTTCGAGTGGAAGATCCCCCAGTGGAGCAACACGATCGAGCGCGACCGGGCCCGGCCGTACTTCGTCGCCTACTCCGCCGCCATGGCCTTCTTCTTCCTGGAGCGGGCGATGGACCAGGTCCGCAGCGGTGACACCAAGATCTTCGAGAACTACGAGGTGCCGGACGAGGCGATCGGCTGCGGCTTCCACGAGGCGGTGCGGGGTGTCCTCTCCCACCACCTGGTGATCAAGGACAAGAAGATCGCGAACTACCACCCGTACCCGCCGACGCCGTGGAACGCGAGCCCGCGGGACCACTACGGCACCCCCGGACCGTACGAGGACGCCGTCCAGGGCCAGCCGATCTTCGAGGAGAACGGCCCGGAGGACTTCAAGGGCGTCGACATCATGCGCACCGTCCGCAGTTTCGACCCCTGTCTGCCCTGCGGCGTGCACATGTACCTCGGCAAGGGCAACACGCTGACCAAGCTGCACTCGCCCATGTTCGGAGCGGCTCATGGATGACTACGCCCGGCTCGGCGAAGCGGCGGTCGCGCAGCGGCTCTCCCGCCTCGACGGGCTGCTCGAGCAGCTCGAAGGCGCTCCGGGTCCGATGACCGGGGCGGCGATCGAGGCGGTGCGGACCCTGACCGAGATCTACGGCGAGGCCCTCGCCCGAGTGCTGGACGCCGCCGACCCCGCCCTGGTCGACCGTATGGCCGCCGACGACCTCGTCGGTCATCTCCTGGTGCTGCACGACATCCACCCCGAGCCGCCCGAGGTCCGCGCCGCCCGCGCCGTCGACGGGCTGCGTCCGGCGGTGCGGGAGCGGGGCGGGGACGTGGAGCTGGCGGGCGTCGAGGAGGGGGTCGCCCGGGTGCGGCTCGCCGGCAAGGGGTGCGGATCCTCCTCGGCCTCGCTGGAGGAGGCGGTCCGTGAGGCGGTGCTCGCCCTGGCGCCCGAACTCTCCGGCGTGGAACGGGCGCCTGGTGACGACGCGAGGCCCCCCGCCTTCGTCCCGGTCGACACGCTCACCGTGCGCACGGTGCCCGCCGGAGAGCGGTCGTGACCACCGGCGCGCTGGCCCGCGTCATCCGCTCGGCCGCCGCCCGGCGGCCGGACGCGGAGCGGTGCGACCTGTGTGGCGCCGACGTCGAGCCCGAGCACCGGCACCTGTACGACACTGGGCAGGAGGAGGTGCTGTGCGCGTGCCGGCCCTGCTCCCTGCTCTTCATGGAGGAGGAGGCGAGCGAGGGGCGGTACCGGCTGGTGCCACGGCGCCGGGTGCGGCTGCCCGAGGTGGGCACGCGGGAACTCGGCGTTCCGGTGGGGCTGGCGTTCTTCGTACGGCACTCGGACGGCACCGTGAGCGCGCACTACCCGAGCCCCGCGGGCGCCACCCGCTGGGAGGCGGACGCGGGGGCCTGGCGTGAGGTGGTCGCCCGGTGTCCCCCGCTCGCCGGTCTCGTACCGGAGGTGGAGGCACTGCTGGTGAACACCGCACGGTCCGCGAAGCACCACTGGATCGTCCCGGTCGACGACTGCTTCCGGATGGTGGCGCTCGTCCGGCGGGAGTGGCGGGGCCTGTCCGGCGGCAGCCGGGTGTGGCCCGCCATTGAGCGGTTCTTCGCGGAGCTGACCGAACAACCGCAGGACCCGGCAAGGAGCTGACGATGGGCAGGATCCGAGTAGGCAGACCGCAGGTCAAAACCTATACGCCCCGGCACGTCACCGGGCTGCACCAGGGGAACAAGGGCCCCTACCACCGGCAGCCCGGACACCACAAGGACGGCACCGCCGACGCGCGGCGCTCGACCGGGATCCATTGGAAGAAGCACGACGCGATCATGAAGATGATGCCGAGTCTCTCCCCGGGATGAGGTACCGGCCACGGCCGCGCCCGCTGGGGCGCGGCCGCACTTACGACGAGCGAGGAGGACGGAAGATGACGGCCAGACGAGTGCTGATGGCGGAGGCGCTGATCGTGGGCGGCTTGGCGCTGACCCTGCTGGTGAGGGAGATGCCCGGAATCATGCGCGAGGTCAGGATCTGGCGGATGGTTGCGTTGCGGCACGGCTCCCGGCGCCCCCGCTGAACCATGGGCGTGCGGAGTGTCACCTGGCCGGGAAACGCCGTTCGCCCGTAATGTCCGTTCCTGTTCACGCGTCCGGCGCGACACAACAGGAGCCCCATGACCACGCGGCAGTTCTTCGGGACGGTGTTCGCCCTCGAGTCCGCCCTCGCCGCGTTCGTGTTCGCCGTCGTCGCGATGCTGGTGTGCCTCGCCGTGGTACGGCGCCGGGCAGGGGCCCGGCGCCGCCCGTCGCGCCGGCTCGAACACACCCGTCCCGAAGCCTTCTACGTCGCCGTGCTGGTCGCCGTGGCGGCCTTCCTGGTCGTCTACACGGCCCGGCAGAATCACGACGAGCACCGCGCGGCGGCGCACGGCGATCCGGTCGAGGTGACCGTCACGGCGTTCCAGTGGTGCTGGCGGTTCGACTACCCGCAGGCCAGGAAGCCGCTCGCGGTGCGTGCCGACTGCCGGGCGGGAAGGCGGCCGACTCTCGTGGTGCCGACGGGACGGCCGATCAGGTTCAAGATGGCCTCACCGGACGTCATCCACTCGCTGTGGGTGCCCGATCTCCGCTACAAGCGGGACATCTTCCCGCACCACGTGAACACCGTCACCCTCACCGTGGACCGCGAGGGCCGGTGGATCGGCCGGTGCGGGGAGTTCTGCGGGGACCGCCACCACACGATGGACTTCTGGCTGAGGGCCGTCTCGCCCGCGGCGTACGACAAGTGGCTGGCACAGCACGCGGGGGCACCGGCGGGCGGTACGCCCGCATGACGACCGCTCAGGCGCCGAGCGGGTCCAAGGAGGTGCCGGCGGGGAACTGGCTCGGCTGGGCGACCAGCACCGACCACAAGCGGATCGGGCTGCTGACCGTCGCCACCTCGCTGGTGCTGCTGCTGGTGATGGGCGTCTTCGCCCTGATCATGCGCGGTCAGCTCGCCCAGCCGGAGCTGGACCTGGTGCTCCCGCACACCTACAGCCAACTGTTCACCCTGCACGGCTCGGGGATGATCTACCTGGTCATCACGCCGTTCGCCCTCGGGATGGGTGTCTACCTGGTCCCGCTGCAGATCGGGGCCCCGGCCATCGCCGCGCCCCGCACCACACTGCTCGGCTACTGGCTCTACGTGTGCGGGGCCGTTCTGGTGCTGGTCAGTCTCGCCGCCGCCAACGGCAGCGCCAGTTCGGGCTGGTTCTCGTATCCGCCGCTGGCCGACAGCGACTTCTCCCCCGGCGTGGGACCCGACCTGTGGATCGTCGGCGTGGTGCTCTCCACCACCGGCAT of Streptomyces cynarae contains these proteins:
- a CDS encoding VWA domain-containing protein — translated: MNSTLPEPAPEPSGAPSAPDPGLERWRLVLGAAAERCTGPLHGAAAARDAALEWLYGRDDDLRRRGVRRGTADSREAGTGPSRPTAVDWLDDIHRLFPKTTVERLERDAVERYQIHEIVTDPDVLARVEPSQTLLRAVLRTKHLMNPEVLAAARRIVETVVRQLMERLRPQVRRAFTGSRSRRPSRLPIARDFDFRATIRANLAHYQPEERRILIERPHFHSRTRRHLEQWQLVLLVDQSGSMAGSVIHSAVTAACLWSLPGLKTHLVAFDTAVVDLTSDVTDPVELLMRVQLGGGTDIARAVDYGASLVENPRRAIVALVSDFYEGGDPYRLVRTVRHLVEQGTTVLCLAALDEAADPVYDRALAGRLAEAGAPVGAMTPGALAEFVAEHIGRGGQAR
- a CDS encoding phage holin family protein, coding for MRNETEAAAMRMQGDDPAEGRSRVGDAAARLAQDTAQLARHEILAVQSEVRAALRRFGAGGALLGAAGVCGLLALWSAHETALRALEPALPGARASAVLTCAYATGAATLGVAARNRVRAAGQASAEALDRAREAVPTGVRRGEGEKGAD
- a CDS encoding hemerythrin domain-containing protein gives rise to the protein MDAIELLMHDHRMVEQLFRDYHAAASAAQRRAVVETLVRELSKHAALEELMVYPLAKKVLSDGDQRIREHLSEHRAVKETLLALDKQSGDDERTSELMDELRREVEEHIREEEGELMPLLRDAVSEEELLRLGKMLARSKQTAPTRPHPNAPDEPPALAFAGPVAAAYDRLRDRLQGRPRT
- a CDS encoding NADH-quinone oxidoreductase subunit B family protein, producing the protein MTVESGTTEVSQQPTRAEQRNGFDEIHILWISEGMSCDGDTVSMTASGQPAIEDIVAGLVPGLPKVNLYNKVLSPSLGGEDFLAPFRAAARGELAPFILVIEGSIPNQNIIEGDGYWTSFGNDQDTGEPLTLNWWIDQLAPKAWAVVAAGTCATYGGIHAMAGNPTGCMGLADYLGWDFKSQGALPIVNVPGCPIQPENFMETLTWVLYHAAGSAPPPPLDHMLRPQWLFGKTVHEGCDRAAYYEQADFAKDYNSPKCQVKVGCWGPVVNCNVPKRGWMAGIGGCPNVGGICIGCTMPGFPDAFMPFMDEPTGGTLSSAVIRPYGAVIRRLRGITNMAVNREPKWRHNKDKLTSGYDPYWRPDGRRRQRERAR
- a CDS encoding nickel-dependent hydrogenase large subunit, coding for MTATEARAAARKPAQIVDMSWDPITRIIGNLGIYTKIDFANREVVECHSTSSLFRGYSVFMKGKDPRDAGFITSRICGICGDNHTTCSNYAQQMAYGVKPPRLAETIVNLGEAAEYMFDHTIFQDNLVFVDFCEAMVKATNPSVMARAERTEARNGYIHGYRTIADIMRAFNPFEGELYKEALKVSRITREMFCLMEGRHVHPSTLYPGGVGTMPEPTTFTDYLSRLLRVLDFIKQAVSMNDDVFDFFYEALPGYEEVGRRRILLGCWGAWQNPDVVDYRYETMSDWGKAMFVTPGIIVDGSLVTNDLVDINLGMRIMLGSSYYEDWVNEEPFVTHDPLGNAVDMRHPWNQTTVPVPQKRNFEGNYSWVMSPRWYDKNSAQHLALDTGGGPLARLWSTALNGLVDTPYVKATGHSVRISLPKSDKMPEMTFEWKIPQWSNTIERDRARPYFVAYSAAMAFFFLERAMDQVRSGDTKIFENYEVPDEAIGCGFHEAVRGVLSHHLVIKDKKIANYHPYPPTPWNASPRDHYGTPGPYEDAVQGQPIFEENGPEDFKGVDIMRTVRSFDPCLPCGVHMYLGKGNTLTKLHSPMFGAAHG
- a CDS encoding NifU family protein, which gives rise to MDDYARLGEAAVAQRLSRLDGLLEQLEGAPGPMTGAAIEAVRTLTEIYGEALARVLDAADPALVDRMAADDLVGHLLVLHDIHPEPPEVRAARAVDGLRPAVRERGGDVELAGVEEGVARVRLAGKGCGSSSASLEEAVREAVLALAPELSGVERAPGDDARPPAFVPVDTLTVRTVPAGERS
- a CDS encoding DUF5947 family protein, translating into MTTGALARVIRSAAARRPDAERCDLCGADVEPEHRHLYDTGQEEVLCACRPCSLLFMEEEASEGRYRLVPRRRVRLPEVGTRELGVPVGLAFFVRHSDGTVSAHYPSPAGATRWEADAGAWREVVARCPPLAGLVPEVEALLVNTARSAKHHWIVPVDDCFRMVALVRREWRGLSGGSRVWPAIERFFAELTEQPQDPARS
- a CDS encoding cytochrome c oxidase subunit II, which codes for MTTRQFFGTVFALESALAAFVFAVVAMLVCLAVVRRRAGARRRPSRRLEHTRPEAFYVAVLVAVAAFLVVYTARQNHDEHRAAAHGDPVEVTVTAFQWCWRFDYPQARKPLAVRADCRAGRRPTLVVPTGRPIRFKMASPDVIHSLWVPDLRYKRDIFPHHVNTVTLTVDREGRWIGRCGEFCGDRHHTMDFWLRAVSPAAYDKWLAQHAGAPAGGTPA